The Vidua macroura isolate BioBank_ID:100142 chromosome 11, ASM2450914v1, whole genome shotgun sequence genome includes a region encoding these proteins:
- the NOB1 gene encoding RNA-binding protein NOB1: protein MGHADMARVPHVVADTGAFLSAAPLQDIAEALYTVPEVLAEIRDRPARRRLAALPCELRVRRPRPELLRLVTEFSKKTGDYPSLSAADLQVLALTCQLQAEIDGPGCVRWEPQDKVRLSSTPRHPEAPLHLAGFHLPAKHRPAGKGPRPPGPGSGPAPAESDQFGSFLYWRPPLPSIEEELRELLAIAGSPEPPEEHRSSAGGASAGEEEEEEDEESDDEGWITPSNLKQAQQDTGHCDTAPVGVQVGCVTTDFAMQNVLLQMGLHVLAVNGMLIRRARSYILRCHGCFRTTSDMTKVFCPHCGNKTLKKVAVSVSDDGSLHMHFSRNPKVLNPRGLRYPLPAPQGGKHANNPHLVEDQRFPQQRLSRKARQKTNVFDPDYLAGASPFAENDVHSRAAHLHLRDAALGAGRRRLNPNAVTKKFVRRR from the exons aTGGGGCACGCGGACATGGCGCGTGTTCCGCACGTCGTGGCCGACACGGGCGCGTTCCTGAGCGCGGCCCCGCTGCAG GACATCGCAGAGGCGCTGTACACCGTGCCCGAGGTGCTGGCCGAGATCCGCGACCggcccgcgcgccgccgcctCGCCGCGCTGCCCTGCGAGCTGCGGgtccgccgcccgcgccccgaGCTGCTGCGCCTCG TGACCGAGTTCTCCAAGAAGACCGGGGACTACCCGAGCCTCTCGGCCGCCGACCTGCAGGTGCTCGCCCTCACGTGCCAGCTCCAGGCCGAGATCGACGGCCCCGGCTGCGTCCGCTGGGAGCCGCAGGACAAG GTGCGGCTCAGCTCCACCCCGCGGCACCCCGAGGCCCCCCTGCACCTCGCCGGCTTCCACCTGCCCGCCAAG CACAGGCCCGCGGGGAAGGgcccgcgcccgcccggccccggcagcggcccggccccggcggagAGCGACCAGTTCGGATCCTTCCTGTACTGGCGGCCGCCCCTGCCCAGCATCGAGGAGGagctgcgggagctgctg GCCATCGCCGgcagccccgagccccccgagGAGCACCGGAGCTCTGCAGGCGGCGCCAGCGccggcgaggaggaggaggaggaggatgaggagagcGATGACGAAGGCTGGATAACTCCCAGCAACCTGAAGCAGGCCCAGCAGGACACGGGGCACTGTGACACTGCTCCCGTCGGCGTCCAGGTCGGCTGTGTCACCACGGACTTTGCCATGCAG AACGTGCTGCTGCAGATGGGTCTCCACGTGCTGGCCGTGAACGGGATGCTGATCCGCCGGGCCCGCAGCTACATCCTGCGCTGCCACGGCTGCTtcag GACCACCTCGGACATGACCAAGGTGTTCTGCCCCCACTGCGGTAACAAGACGCTCAAGAAGGTGGCAGTGAGCGTCAGCGACGACGGGAGTCTCCACATGCATTTCTCCCGCAACCCCAAGGTGCTGAACCCCCGGGGGCTCAGG TACCCGCTGCCGGCGCCGCAGGGCGGGAAGCACGCCAACAACCCCCACCTGGTGGAGGACCAGCGCTTCCCGCAGCAGCGCCTGTCCCGCAAGGCCCGGCAGAAAACCAACGTGTTCGACCCCGACTACCTGGCCGGGGCCTCTCCCTTCGCCGAGAACGACGTGCACAGCCGGGCCGCGCACCTGCACCTGCGCGACGCCGCCCTGGgcgccggccgccgccgcctcaaCCCCAACGCCGTCACCAAGAAGTTCGTGAGGAGGAGGTGA